One genomic window of Mustela lutreola isolate mMusLut2 chromosome 14, mMusLut2.pri, whole genome shotgun sequence includes the following:
- the B4GALT3 gene encoding beta-1,4-galactosyltransferase 3: protein MLRRLLERPCTLALLVGSQLAVMMYLSLGGFRSLSALFGREQGPTFDYSHPHDVYSNLSHLPGAPVAPGAPPAPQGLPYCPERSPLLVGPVSVSFSPVPSLAEIAERNPRVEPGGRYRPAGCEPRSRTAIIVPHRAREHHLRLLLYHLHPFLQRQQLAYGIYVIHQAGNGTFNRAKLLNVGVREALRDEEWDCLFLHDVDLLPENDHNLYVCDPRGPRHVAVAMNKFGYSLPYPQYFGGVSALTPDQYLKMNGFPNEYWGWGGEDDDIATRVRLAGMKISRPPTSVGHYKMVKHRGDKGNEENPHRFDLLVRTQNSWTQDGMNSLTYRLLARELGPLYTNITADIGTDPRGPRTPSGPRYPPGSSQAFRQEMLQRRPPARPGPPPTANHTAPNGSH from the exons ATGTTGCGGAGGCTGCTGGAGCGGCCCTGCACACTGGCCCTGCTGGTGGGCTCCCAGCTGGCTGTCATGATGTACCTGTCACTGGGGGGCTTCCGAAGCCTCAGTGCCCTATTTGGCCGAGAGCAGGGGCCGACATTTGACTATTCTCATCCCCATGATGTCTACAGTAACCTCAGTCACCTGCCTGGGGCCCCTGTtgccccaggggcccctccagcTCCTCAAGGTCTACCCTACTGTCCAGAACGATCTCCTCTTTTAG TGGGTCCTGTGTCCGTGTCCTTTAGCCCGGTGCCATCACTGGCAGAGATCGCGGAGAGGAACCCCCGGGTGGAACCGGGGGGCCGCTACCGCCCCGCGGGGTGTGAGCCCCGCTCCCGCACGGCCATCATCGTGCCACACCGGGCCCGGGAGCACCACCTGCGCCTGCTGCTCTACCACCTGCACCCCTTCCTACAGCGCCAGCAGCTCGCTTACGGCATCTACGTCATCCACCAG GCTGGAAATGGAACATTTAACAGGGCCAAGCTGCTAAACGTTGGGGTGCGGGAAGCCCTACGTGATGAGGAGTGGGACTGCCTGTTCTTGCATGACGTGGACCTCCTGCCTGAGAACGACCACAATCTGTATGTGTGTGACCCCCGGGGACCCCGGCATGTTGCTGTTGCCATGAACAAGTTTGGATACAG CCTCCCGTACCCCCAGTACTTTGGAGGAGTCTCGGCGCTCACTCCTGACCAGTACCTGAAGATGAATGGCTTCCCCAATGAATACTGGGGCTGGGGTGGTGAGGATGACGACATTGCTACCAG GGTGCGCCTGGCTGGGATGAAGATCTCTCGCCCCCCCACGTCCGTGGGGCACTACAAGATGGTGAAGCATCGTGGTGATAAGGGCAACGAGGAGAACCCGCACAG ATTTGACCTCCTGGTCCGTACCCAGAATTCCTGGACACAAGATGGGATGAACTCGCTGACATACCGATTGCTGGCTCGAGAGCTGGGTCCTCTCTATACCAACATCACAGCAGACATTGGAACGGACCCTCGGGGTCCCCGGACTCCCTCTGGTCCCCGTTACCCGCCTGGTTCCTCCCAGGCCTTCCGTCAAGAGATGCTGCAGCGCCGGCCCCCAGCCAGGCCCGGCCCTCCACCTACTGCCAACCACACAGCCCCCAACGGTTCACACTGA
- the ADAMTS4 gene encoding A disintegrin and metalloproteinase with thrombospondin motifs 4 isoform X1 has protein sequence MSRTDWHPRRSLARCWLWGVHTRPMLPTVPNCRPVGQLLLLLLASLLPSARPASPLPREEEIVFPEKLNGSVLPGSGAPARLLYRLPAFGETLLLELEQDPGVRVEGLTVQYLGQAPELLGGAEPGTYLTGTVNGDPESVASLHWDGGALLGVLQYRGTELHIQPLEGGTLNSAGGPGAHILRRKSPASSQGPMCNVKAPPGNPSPSPRRAKRFASLSRFVETLVVADDKMAAFHGAGLKRYLLTVMAAAAKAFKHPSIRNPVSLVVTRLVILGPGEEGPQVGPSAAQTLRSFCAWQRGLNTPEDSDPDHFDTAILFTRQDLCGVSTCDTLGMADVGTVCDPARSCAIVEDDGLQSAFTAAHELGHVFNMLHDNSKPCVGLNGPGSTSRHVMAPVMAHVDPEEPWSPCSARFITDFLDNGYGHCLLDKPAAPLHLPVTFPGKDYDADRQCQLTFGPDSRHCPQLPPPCAALWCSGHLNGHAMCQTKHSPWADGTPCGPAQACMGGRCLHADQLQDFNIPQAGGWGPWGSWGDCSRSCGGGVQFSSRDCTRPVPRNGGKYCEGRRTRFRSCNTQDCPTGSALTFRDEQCAAFNHRTDLFKSFPGPMDWVPRYTGVAPRDQCKLTCQARALGYYYVLEPRVVDGTPCSPDSSSVCVQGRCIHAGCDRVIGSKKKFDKCMVCGGDGSSCSKQSGSFRKFRYGYNNVVTIPAGATHILVRQQGSPGVRSLYLALKLPDGSYALNGEYTLMPSPTDVVLPGGVSLRYSGATAASETLAGHGPLAQPLTLQVLVAGNPQNARLRYSFFVPRPAPSTPRPPPQDWLHRKAQILEILRRRPWAGRK, from the exons ATGTCCCGGACAGACTGGCATCCCAGGAGGAGCTTGGCGCGGTGCTGGCTGTGGGGGGTCCACACTCGCCCAATGCTCCCCACTGTGCCCAACTGTCGGCCAGTGGGAcaactgctgctgctgctgctggcctccctcctgccctcggCCCGGCcggccagccccctccccagggaggAGGAGATCGTGTTTCCAGAGAAGCTCAATGGTAGCGTCCTGCCCGGTTCGGGTGCTCCTGCCAGGCTTCTGTACCGCTTGCCAGCCTTTGGGGAGACGCTGCTTCTAGAGCTGGAGCAGGACCCTGGCGTGCGGGTCGAGGGGCTGACGGTGCAGTACCTGGGCCAAGCACCGGAGCTGCTGGGAGGGGCCGAGCCAGGCACCTACCTCACCGGCACTGTCAACGGAGATCCGGAGTCGGTGGCATCTCTGCACTGGGACGGGGGAGCCCTGTTAGGGGTGCTGCAGTATCGGGGGACCGAACTCCACATCCAGCCCCTGGAGGGAGGCACCCTTAACTCTGCCGGGGGCCCTGGGGCTCACATCCTCCGCCGGAAGAGTCCTGCTAGCAGCCAGGGCCCCATGTGCAACGTCAAGGCTCCTCCCGGgaatcccagccccagccctcgaAGAGCCAAG CGCTTCGCTTCGCTGAGTAGATTTGTGGAGACCCTGGTCGTGGCGGACGACAAGATGGCAGCGTTTCACGGCGCAGGGCTGAAGCGTTACCTGCTGACGGTCATGGCCGCCGCCGCCAAGGCCTTCAAGCACCCCAGCATCCGCAACCCAGTCAGCTTGGTGGTGACGCGGCTCGTGATTCTGGGGCCGGGCGAGGAAGGGCCTCAGGTGGGACCCAGTGCCGCCCAGACCCTGCGCAGCTTCTGCGCCTGGCAGCGGGGACTCAACACCCCCGAGGACTCGGACCCTGACCACTTTGACACGGCCATCCTGTTCACCCGGCAG GACCTGTGTGGGGTCTCCACCTGCGACACTCTGGGCATGGCTGACGTGGGCACTGTGTGTGACCCGGCTCGGAGCTGTGCTATCGTGGAGGACGACGGGCTCCAGTCGGCCTTCACTGCTGCTCACGAACTGG GTCACGTCTTCAACATGCTCCATGACAACTCAAAACCATGCGTCGGTCTGAATGGGCCTGGGAGCACCTCCCGCCACGTCATGGCTCCTGTGATGGCCCACGTGGACCCCGAGGAGCCCTGGTCGCCCTGCAGTGCCCGCTTCATCACTGACTTCCTGGACAATGGCTACG GGCACTGTCTCTTAGACAAGCCAGCGGCTCCCCTGCATCTGCCTGTGACTTTCCCTGGCAAGGACTATGACGCCGATCGCCAGTGCCAGCTGACCTTTGGGCCCGACTCACGCCATTGTCCCCAGCTGCCACCGCCCTGTGCTGCTCTCTGGTGCTCCGGCCATCTCAACGGCCATGCCATGTGCCAGACCAAGCACTCACCCTGGGCTGACGGCACCCCCTGCGGGCCGGCGCAGGCCTGCATGGGGGGCCGCTGCCTCCACGCGGACCAGCTGCAGGACTTCAAT ATCCCCCAGGCTGgtggctggggcccctgggggtCATGGGGCGACTGCTCTCGGAGCTGCGGTGGTGGCGTCCAGTTCTCGTCCCGGGACTGCACGCGGCCGGTCCCCCGGAATGGCGGCAAGTACTGCGAGGGTCGCCGCACCCGCTTCCGTTCCTGCAACACCCAGGACTGCCCAACGGGCTCAG CACTGACCTTCCGTGACGAGCAGTGTGCCGCTTTCAACCACCGCACTGACCTCTTCAAGAGCTTCCCGGGGCCCATGGACTGGGTCCCTCGCTACACGGGGGTAGCCCCCCGGGACCAGTGCAAGCTTACCTGCCAGGCCCGGGCCCTGGGCTATTACTACGTGTTGGAACCACGG GTGGTAGATGGGACTCCCTGTTCCCCGGACAGCTCGTCGGTCTGTGTCCAGGGCCGCTGTATCCATGCAGGCTGTGACCGTGTCATTGGCTCCAAAAAGAAGTTTGACAAGTGCATGGTGTGCGGTGGGGATGGTTCCAGCTGCAGTAAACAGTCTGGCTCCTTCAGAAAATTCAG GTATGGATACAACAACGTGGTCACTATCCCTGCGGGGGCCACACATATCCTGGTCCGGCAGCAGGGGTCCCCTGGGGTCCGCAGTCTCTATCTGGCCCTGAAGCTTCCAGATGGCTCCTACGCCCTCAACGGAGAGTACACGCTAATGCCCTCGCCCACGGACGTGGTCCTGCCCGGGGGCGTCAGCCTCCGCTACAGCGGCGCCACGGCAGCCTCGGAGACGCTGGCCGGCCATGGGCCGCTGGCCCAGCCGCTCACGCTGCAGGTCCTGGTGGCCGGCAACCCCCAGAACGCTCGCCTGCGCTACAGCTTCTTCGTGCCCCGGCCAGCGCCGTCCACACCGCGCCCCCCTCCGCAGGACTGGCTGCACCGCAAGGCTCAAATTCTGGAGATCCTCCGGCGGCGCCCCTGGGCGGGCAGGAAATAA
- the ADAMTS4 gene encoding A disintegrin and metalloproteinase with thrombospondin motifs 4 isoform X2 → MSRTDWHPRRSLARCWLWGVHTRPMLPTVPNCRPVGQLLLLLLASLLPSARPASPLPREEEIVFPEKLNGSVLPGSGAPARLLYRLPAFGETLLLELEQDPGVRVEGLTVQYLGQAPELLGGAEPGTYLTGTVNGDPESVASLHWDGGALLGVLQYRGTELHIQPLEGGTLNSAGGPGAHILRRKSPASSQGPMCNVKAPPGNPSPSPRRAKRFASLSRFVETLVVADDKMAAFHGAGLKRYLLTVMAAAAKAFKHPSIRNPVSLVVTRLVILGPGEEGPQVGPSAAQTLRSFCAWQRGLNTPEDSDPDHFDTAILFTRQDLCGVSTCDTLGMADVGTVCDPARSCAIVEDDGLQSAFTAAHELGHVFNMLHDNSKPCVGLNGPGSTSRHVMAPVMAHVDPEEPWSPCSARFITDFLDNGYGHCLLDKPAAPLHLPVTFPGKDYDADRQCQLTFGPDSRHCPQLPPPCAALWCSGHLNGHAMCQTKHSPWADGTPCGPAQACMGGRCLHADQLQDFNIPQAGGWGPWGSWGDCSRSCGGGVQFSSRDCTRPVPRNGGKYCEGRRTRFRSCNTQDCPTGSALTFRDEQCAAFNHRTDLFKSFPGPMDWVPRYTGVAPRDQCKLTCQARALGYYYVLEPRVVDGTPCSPDSSSVCVQGRCIHAGCDRVIGSKKKFDKCMVCGGDGSSCSKQSGSFRKFRCGPARGRQPPLQRRHGSLGDAGRPWAAGPAAHAAGPGGRQPPERSPALQLLRAPASAVHTAPPSAGLAAPQGSNSGDPPAAPLGGQEITSSSPLPCWAPGPRTGWQKDGASAAASRGPADTQTPRGGAESMGPALLPAPDAQAGPALISCPGRQGRVVDGRGWDTVHIYTALSALLVTGGRGKPVGPGAGEPLYLFSIYSLLFSSREGDED, encoded by the exons ATGTCCCGGACAGACTGGCATCCCAGGAGGAGCTTGGCGCGGTGCTGGCTGTGGGGGGTCCACACTCGCCCAATGCTCCCCACTGTGCCCAACTGTCGGCCAGTGGGAcaactgctgctgctgctgctggcctccctcctgccctcggCCCGGCcggccagccccctccccagggaggAGGAGATCGTGTTTCCAGAGAAGCTCAATGGTAGCGTCCTGCCCGGTTCGGGTGCTCCTGCCAGGCTTCTGTACCGCTTGCCAGCCTTTGGGGAGACGCTGCTTCTAGAGCTGGAGCAGGACCCTGGCGTGCGGGTCGAGGGGCTGACGGTGCAGTACCTGGGCCAAGCACCGGAGCTGCTGGGAGGGGCCGAGCCAGGCACCTACCTCACCGGCACTGTCAACGGAGATCCGGAGTCGGTGGCATCTCTGCACTGGGACGGGGGAGCCCTGTTAGGGGTGCTGCAGTATCGGGGGACCGAACTCCACATCCAGCCCCTGGAGGGAGGCACCCTTAACTCTGCCGGGGGCCCTGGGGCTCACATCCTCCGCCGGAAGAGTCCTGCTAGCAGCCAGGGCCCCATGTGCAACGTCAAGGCTCCTCCCGGgaatcccagccccagccctcgaAGAGCCAAG CGCTTCGCTTCGCTGAGTAGATTTGTGGAGACCCTGGTCGTGGCGGACGACAAGATGGCAGCGTTTCACGGCGCAGGGCTGAAGCGTTACCTGCTGACGGTCATGGCCGCCGCCGCCAAGGCCTTCAAGCACCCCAGCATCCGCAACCCAGTCAGCTTGGTGGTGACGCGGCTCGTGATTCTGGGGCCGGGCGAGGAAGGGCCTCAGGTGGGACCCAGTGCCGCCCAGACCCTGCGCAGCTTCTGCGCCTGGCAGCGGGGACTCAACACCCCCGAGGACTCGGACCCTGACCACTTTGACACGGCCATCCTGTTCACCCGGCAG GACCTGTGTGGGGTCTCCACCTGCGACACTCTGGGCATGGCTGACGTGGGCACTGTGTGTGACCCGGCTCGGAGCTGTGCTATCGTGGAGGACGACGGGCTCCAGTCGGCCTTCACTGCTGCTCACGAACTGG GTCACGTCTTCAACATGCTCCATGACAACTCAAAACCATGCGTCGGTCTGAATGGGCCTGGGAGCACCTCCCGCCACGTCATGGCTCCTGTGATGGCCCACGTGGACCCCGAGGAGCCCTGGTCGCCCTGCAGTGCCCGCTTCATCACTGACTTCCTGGACAATGGCTACG GGCACTGTCTCTTAGACAAGCCAGCGGCTCCCCTGCATCTGCCTGTGACTTTCCCTGGCAAGGACTATGACGCCGATCGCCAGTGCCAGCTGACCTTTGGGCCCGACTCACGCCATTGTCCCCAGCTGCCACCGCCCTGTGCTGCTCTCTGGTGCTCCGGCCATCTCAACGGCCATGCCATGTGCCAGACCAAGCACTCACCCTGGGCTGACGGCACCCCCTGCGGGCCGGCGCAGGCCTGCATGGGGGGCCGCTGCCTCCACGCGGACCAGCTGCAGGACTTCAAT ATCCCCCAGGCTGgtggctggggcccctgggggtCATGGGGCGACTGCTCTCGGAGCTGCGGTGGTGGCGTCCAGTTCTCGTCCCGGGACTGCACGCGGCCGGTCCCCCGGAATGGCGGCAAGTACTGCGAGGGTCGCCGCACCCGCTTCCGTTCCTGCAACACCCAGGACTGCCCAACGGGCTCAG CACTGACCTTCCGTGACGAGCAGTGTGCCGCTTTCAACCACCGCACTGACCTCTTCAAGAGCTTCCCGGGGCCCATGGACTGGGTCCCTCGCTACACGGGGGTAGCCCCCCGGGACCAGTGCAAGCTTACCTGCCAGGCCCGGGCCCTGGGCTATTACTACGTGTTGGAACCACGG GTGGTAGATGGGACTCCCTGTTCCCCGGACAGCTCGTCGGTCTGTGTCCAGGGCCGCTGTATCCATGCAGGCTGTGACCGTGTCATTGGCTCCAAAAAGAAGTTTGACAAGTGCATGGTGTGCGGTGGGGATGGTTCCAGCTGCAGTAAACAGTCTGGCTCCTTCAGAAAATTCAGGT GTGGTCCTGCCCGGGGGCGTCAGCCTCCGCTACAGCGGCGCCACGGCAGCCTCGGAGACGCTGGCCGGCCATGGGCCGCTGGCCCAGCCGCTCACGCTGCAGGTCCTGGTGGCCGGCAACCCCCAGAACGCTCGCCTGCGCTACAGCTTCTTCGTGCCCCGGCCAGCGCCGTCCACACCGCGCCCCCCTCCGCAGGACTGGCTGCACCGCAAGGCTCAAATTCTGGAGATCCTCCGGCGGCGCCCCTGGGCGGGCAGGAAATAACCTCATCCTCCCCGCTGCCTTGCTGGGCACCGGGGCCTCGGACTGGTTGGCAGAAAGATGGGGCCTCCGCGGCTGCCTCCCGCGGACCCGCGGACACGCAGACACCGCGGGGAGGGGCGGAGAGCATGGGGCCCGCGCTCCTCCCCGCCCCCGACGCGCAGGCTGGCCCTGCCCTGATTTCCTGCCCTGGACGGCAGGGACGGGTGGTGGATGGAAGGGGCTGGGACACTGTCCACATCTACACTGCCCTCTCTGCCCTGCTGGTCacgggagggagggggaagccagtggggccgggggccggggagccgttgtatttatttagtatttattcacttttatttagCAGCAGGGAAGGGGATGAGGACTAG